A window from Gemmatimonadaceae bacterium encodes these proteins:
- a CDS encoding DUF1801 domain-containing protein — translation MVSSKALTPAALAYEVPLSRFPDTYNKQPLMYLALAAQKNNYALYMTGLADSKTLLARLAAAYKARGKKLDMGKSCLRFKSLDELPMDVLGDIIASTGVDDRIAVEQKRVGRS, via the coding sequence ATGGTCTCGAGCAAAGCCCTCACGCCCGCCGCGCTCGCGTACGAAGTGCCCCTGTCGCGCTTTCCGGACACGTACAACAAGCAGCCGCTCATGTACCTCGCGCTCGCCGCGCAGAAGAACAACTACGCGTTGTACATGACGGGACTCGCGGACAGCAAAACGCTGCTCGCCCGCCTCGCCGCCGCGTACAAGGCGCGAGGAAAGAAGCTGGACATGGGCAAGAGCTGCCTGCGATTCAAATCGCTCGACGAGCTTCCGATGGACGTTCTCGGCGACATCATCGCGTCGACGGGAGTCGATGACCGCATCGCGGTCGAGCAGAAACGCGTCGGGCGCTCGTGA
- a CDS encoding SRPBCC domain-containing protein → MTHASRDVPPIRRSVTVPWTPDAAYRRFVEEFGRWWPRYGHSIGGRRVKCVVFDARVGGAIYEEHYDGTRYEWGTVTQLEPPARVAFTFHAAFARADAQQVEVTFTAEGRGTRVELVSSGWERMSDHARGAYGGYRMGWGGLLARYAGRFSGVEVLFTSMAVAMDVLRQRESFTRNSEGRISSTGAPT, encoded by the coding sequence ATGACCCACGCATCTCGCGATGTCCCGCCGATTCGCCGATCGGTAACCGTTCCGTGGACGCCCGACGCCGCCTACCGCCGCTTCGTCGAGGAGTTCGGGCGCTGGTGGCCGCGTTACGGACACTCGATCGGCGGACGCCGCGTGAAGTGTGTCGTATTCGATGCGCGCGTCGGCGGCGCCATCTACGAGGAGCACTACGACGGCACGCGCTACGAGTGGGGCACTGTCACGCAGCTCGAGCCTCCGGCACGCGTGGCGTTCACCTTCCACGCGGCGTTCGCGCGCGCCGACGCGCAGCAGGTCGAAGTGACGTTCACGGCCGAGGGACGCGGAACACGCGTCGAGTTGGTGTCGTCGGGCTGGGAGCGGATGAGCGATCATGCCCGCGGCGCCTACGGCGGATACCGCATGGGCTGGGGCGGATTGCTCGCGCGGTACGCCGGGCGGTTCAGCGGCGTGGAGGTTCTGTTCACGTCGATGGCCGTCGCGATGGACGTCCTTCGCCAACGCGAGTCGTTCACGCGGAACAGCGAAGGGCGGATTTCTTCGACCGGAGCCCCTACATAA
- a CDS encoding metalloregulator ArsR/SmtB family transcription factor: MTYEYVLTALADPTRRAMYAHLRRRPYTVGELAERVAIRQPSASEHLRVLHRAHLVHDRREGTRRYYAASTEGLEALHRWLESMWDDVLSAYADAGEAPARPRPTPSRKRRP; the protein is encoded by the coding sequence ATGACCTATGAATACGTGCTGACCGCCCTCGCCGATCCCACGCGCCGCGCGATGTACGCGCACCTTCGCCGGCGCCCCTATACCGTGGGCGAGCTCGCCGAACGCGTCGCCATTCGCCAGCCGAGCGCGTCGGAACACCTGCGCGTGCTGCACCGCGCGCATCTCGTGCACGATCGCCGCGAAGGGACGCGCCGCTACTACGCCGCGTCCACCGAAGGACTCGAGGCCCTGCACCGCTGGCTCGAGTCGATGTGGGACGACGTGCTCAGCGCCTATGCCGACGCCGGCGAGGCACCGGCACGCCCGCGTCCAACCCCTTCACGGAAACGCCGCCCATGA
- a CDS encoding CBS domain-containing protein — translation MLVKDAMTWSPAEVVPGDSITTAARLMRTHGVGLLPVVESKLYRQLLGVVTDRDLVVRAMAEERASADHVRDVMTPAPVATIGPLDSVDRALAAMDAARVRRLPVVDEDEIVLGVISRVDIARLTASSVGAYIGHDL, via the coding sequence ATGCTCGTGAAAGACGCCATGACCTGGAGCCCCGCCGAAGTAGTGCCGGGCGATTCGATCACGACGGCGGCGCGGCTGATGCGCACGCACGGGGTGGGCCTGCTGCCGGTCGTCGAGAGCAAACTCTATCGCCAGTTGCTCGGCGTCGTGACCGATCGCGATCTCGTGGTGCGCGCGATGGCTGAGGAGCGGGCGTCAGCGGATCACGTGCGCGACGTGATGACGCCGGCGCCGGTGGCGACGATCGGACCGCTGGACAGCGTCGACCGGGCGCTGGCCGCGATGGACGCCGCGCGAGTGCGCCGGCTGCCCGTGGTCGACGAAGACGAGATCGTCCTCGGCGTGATCAGCCGGGTGGACATCGCGCGCTTGACAGCTTCATCGGTCGGTGCCTATATAGGCCATGACCTATGA